From Mesorhizobium sp. Pch-S:
CTCCATGCCGAACGAACGGGCCAGTTCGTTGTACTCCAGCAGTACGGCGGCGGCGTTCGGGGTCTGGTAGCGTTGGCCGCGGTTGAAGAGTTGCGAGCGTGAGCCCGCTGGAAGCGCACCATGGTCATATTTGCCGGTGAGATAGCCTTGCGCCAGCGGCGAGTAGGCCAACAACGAGACATCTTCGCGGGCACAGACTTCGGCGAGGTTCACCTCGAAGGTGCGGTTGACGAGGTTGTACGCGTTCTGCAGCGAGGCGACGCGAGGCCCCACGCCGTTGTCGCCTTCGGCCAGGAAACGCATCGTGCCCCATGAACTTTCGTTCGACAGACCAAAATGACGGATCTTCCCGGCCTTCACGAGCTCGTCGAAGACAGCCAGCGTCTCGCCGATCGGGGTTTCCCCGCCGCCGGGAGAATCCGCGCGCGACGACGTACCGCCGACGCGCGTGGGATTGGCGCCCCACGGCACATCACGATCCGGCCAGTGAATCTGGTAGAGGTCGACATAGTCGGTGCCGAGCCTGGCCAGCGACTTGTCGATGGCGTCGAAAATATCCGTGCGCACCAGCCTGGAGGTACGACCGCCGCGGAACCATTCGCTGGCCGTACGGCCGACCATCTTGGTGGCCAGAACGACCTTGTCGCGGTTGCGACGCGCCCTCATCCAGCTGCCGATGATCGTTTCGGTGCGCCCTTGCGTCTCTGCCTTGGGCGGGATCGGATAGAGTTCGGCCGTATCGATGAAGTTGACGCCATGCGCGAAGGCCAGGTCCATCTGCGCGTGCCCTTCGGTTTCGGTATTCTGCTGGCCCCAGGTCATGGAACCGAGGCAGATCCTGGAGACAAGAAGATCTGTCCGGCCGAGACGGCTTTTCTGCATTTTTTCTCCGGAAGGGGTTTG
This genomic window contains:
- a CDS encoding aldo/keto reductase — its product is MQKSRLGRTDLLVSRICLGSMTWGQQNTETEGHAQMDLAFAHGVNFIDTAELYPIPPKAETQGRTETIIGSWMRARRNRDKVVLATKMVGRTASEWFRGGRTSRLVRTDIFDAIDKSLARLGTDYVDLYQIHWPDRDVPWGANPTRVGGTSSRADSPGGGETPIGETLAVFDELVKAGKIRHFGLSNESSWGTMRFLAEGDNGVGPRVASLQNAYNLVNRTFEVNLAEVCAREDVSLLAYSPLAQGYLTGKYDHGALPAGSRSQLFNRGQRYQTPNAAAVLLEYNELARSFGMEPALFAGAYVASRPFVTSSIIGATSIAQLETALGCADVAWTDEMQKAVDAVHQRVGNPCP